The sequence TGCAGAGGACAGTAATTACTTTCCCTACCTGAGCCAATTAAAAGCACTATTGTTGTtgaactgaaaaaatattaacagcTACTTCATCATCCTGAAAGTAGTACTCTCACAATAACTAATTAATAATGAGAATCAAGCGGGTGATCTTAAAGACTACTATGACGCAGGATAGTTTGCTGGCTAAAGCTATGCAGCACTGTCACATGCAGCTGGCTTCTCTCTGCCACAGGGTAAGCTAAATTAGCTGCATCATTACTCATGAGATTGATCTAAACACAAATCCGATAACCGCCAAGGGAAACCAATAATCTATTCATTTAACAGAATTATCGATAAATGAGATGTTTTAAACCCACTGCTTTGCTGAAATGTGGATCGACCATTTTAGCAGCATGGCAGTGATGTAAAATGCCTCCTTTACTCATGAATGGTAGGTGAAGAGTGATATGCTTCCTCGGCGTGTTGTGACACCTTGTGGCTGGAAGCTAACATTACATGTAAATTCAACCTCATTGATCTCACCTAAGAAGACTGATCCAGTCAGTTTAGCCAATTCTTCGCCGCCACCTTTGGAGAAAATATTGCTGCATTCCTGCAAAGAAAGAGGAGTAATTAAAATCTAGCTACATATAAACCTTGACAAAATGCATGTATACACAGTACTTGGTACATACTTAAAACAGACATTAAGGCAGTTGATTTGTAGATGAGCTTTATATCCTTCAAAGACTGACATACTCatctgtaaaaacaataaagtgttTGTTGCGTGAAAGTTTACTCACCGAACAGTGAGGGCAAACGAAGCCACTCATGTTTTCTATAATGCCCAGGATCCGTACACCTGTCTTCTTACAGAAGGTGATCTCTCTCCTCACATCCCCCGTAGATACTGCCTGTAAGACAACGCAAGACCAGTAAGAGCAACCTTCACAGAATATCATGTAGGGTCCAATCTACAATACAGTAAAAGGAGGTGAATATAGTTTATAAGGAGGTGATAGTAGTTTAAAAATACCAGACACTGGGCTCTATTGTGTACCTGAGGTGTGGTGACCAAAATAGCTCCGTCCACTTTTTGTTTCTTGAGGTTCTCCAATACAGCCAAATGCTCATCAGATGTCCCTGGTGGGGTATCCACCAACAGCACGTCCAGCTCTCCCCACGCTACGTCTGACACAAactgtccaatcatagctttgGGACACGACACAGAGGTGGAGAGGACATCGGGAAGAAGATGTGTTAAGTGCAATGTTTTGATTCACATGTTAAAGCATAAATCATACTTCCTTCAAGGCACACTGATAATAACAAGTCCATAGATATGTCAATTAAATTTTTTGCCTGGATTGATTGACAGATCTGCACAATTGATGCTGCACCAAGTGTAGAACTCAGCAGTAATATTAATATCACCATATAACACAACATAGCACAGAATACCTGTTTTCTTGGGTCCCCTCCACACCACTGCATCATCTGGGTCCTCTAGTAGGAAGCCAATGGACATGAGGGCGAGGCTCTTCTGTGCATCAGTGTAGACCGGCACCCAGCCTGAGTCACACTGGTGCACATCAGGCCGGCCCACACTCAGCATGCGGGGGATACTGGGCCCACACAGGTCAACGTC is a genomic window of Thunnus maccoyii chromosome 20, fThuMac1.1, whole genome shotgun sequence containing:
- the nubp2 gene encoding cytosolic Fe-S cluster assembly factor nubp2, which encodes MEQNNEGSLSQVRHVVLVLSGKGGVGKSTVTTELALALKHAGKKVGILDVDLCGPSIPRMLSVGRPDVHQCDSGWVPVYTDAQKSLALMSIGFLLEDPDDAVVWRGPKKTAMIGQFVSDVAWGELDVLLVDTPPGTSDEHLAVLENLKKQKVDGAILVTTPQAVSTGDVRREITFCKKTGVRILGIIENMSGFVCPHCSECSNIFSKGGGEELAKLTGSVFLGSVPLDPLLSTSIEEGKDFIQSFPDSATFSAISSISQTLLDSLQIA